The uncultured Fretibacterium sp. genome has a segment encoding these proteins:
- a CDS encoding aminotransferase class I/II-fold pyridoxal phosphate-dependent enzyme yields the protein MHRYLNLCSNNYLGLANDPCVCARARELIDRYGVGPGAVRTIAGTMDIHLELERKLARFKGTEAAITVQSGFCGNLAVMPTVTGEGDLIFSDALNH from the coding sequence TTGCATCGGTACCTGAACCTCTGCTCCAACAACTATCTAGGGCTGGCCAACGACCCGTGTGTCTGTGCGCGGGCCAGGGAGCTCATCGACCGTTATGGGGTCGGCCCGGGGGCCGTCCGCACCATCGCGGGGACGATGGACATCCATCTGGAGCTCGAAAGGAAGCTGGCACGATTCAAGGGCACCGAGGCCGCCATCACCGTGCAGTCCGGCTTCTGCGGCAACCTTGCAGTAATGCCGACCGTGACGGGCGAGGGGGACCTGATCTTCAGCGACGCGCTGAACCACG